A single genomic interval of Bradyrhizobium sp. AZCC 1693 harbors:
- a CDS encoding 2-hydroxychromene-2-carboxylate isomerase: MIEFFFDCSSPWTYLAFHNIQPLAKELGVEISWRPILVGGIFNTVNPSVYAQRETPVPLKARYMKKDLADWARSAGLAIKMPPTVFPVNSVKAMRGCIWLGSDMVPFATAVFEAYWGNDKDISQDSVLTEVCKKAGVDHVKFSDGIGQQAIKDQLKANTDEVMARGGFGSPTIFVDKTDMYFGNDRMPLIREALERVKARAA; the protein is encoded by the coding sequence ATGATCGAATTCTTCTTCGACTGCTCAAGCCCCTGGACCTATCTCGCCTTCCACAACATCCAGCCGCTCGCCAAGGAACTCGGCGTCGAGATCAGTTGGCGGCCGATCCTGGTCGGCGGCATCTTCAATACCGTCAATCCCAGCGTCTATGCGCAGCGCGAGACGCCGGTGCCGCTGAAGGCGCGCTACATGAAGAAGGACCTCGCCGACTGGGCGCGCTCGGCAGGCCTTGCGATCAAGATGCCGCCGACGGTGTTTCCGGTGAACAGCGTCAAGGCGATGCGCGGCTGCATCTGGCTTGGTAGCGACATGGTGCCGTTCGCCACCGCGGTGTTCGAGGCCTATTGGGGCAACGACAAGGACATCTCGCAGGACTCGGTGTTGACGGAGGTCTGCAAGAAGGCCGGCGTCGATCACGTCAAATTTTCCGACGGCATCGGCCAGCAGGCGATCAAGGACCAGCTCAAGGCCAACACGGACGAGGTGATGGCGCGCGGCGGGTTTGGTTCGCCGACGATCTTCGTCGACAAGACCGACATGTATTTCGGCAACGACCGGATGCCGCTGATCCGCGAGGCGCTGGAGCGCGTGAAAGCGCGGGCTGCCTGA